Proteins from a genomic interval of Meiothermus sp.:
- a CDS encoding ABC transporter ATP-binding protein has protein sequence MRPEDLGNILLEVNNIEVVYKDIIQVLRGVSLKVPEGQITALLGPNGAGKTTTLRAISGLLVPEDGKVVAGSILYRGENIANKPPEQIVLKGIVQVPEGRRVFKHLTVEENLRVGSATRRDGAKVKEDLGRIYHYFPKLALIKNRLAGYCSGGEQQMLAIGRALLANPKLLLLDEPSLGLAPLLVREIFDIVAQINAEEGVTVLVVEQNARVALSVAHYGYIMESGRIALEGTKEYLETNPDVKEFYLGVAKSGGRKSFKDVKSYRRRKRFM, from the coding sequence ATGCGCCCCGAAGACCTTGGGAACATCCTACTGGAAGTCAACAACATCGAGGTGGTGTACAAGGACATCATCCAGGTGCTACGCGGGGTATCGCTGAAGGTGCCTGAAGGTCAGATTACCGCTTTGCTGGGCCCCAACGGAGCTGGAAAAACCACCACCCTGCGGGCCATCTCGGGGTTACTGGTGCCCGAGGACGGCAAGGTGGTGGCGGGCTCCATCCTGTACCGGGGCGAAAACATTGCCAACAAGCCGCCCGAGCAGATTGTGCTAAAGGGCATTGTGCAGGTGCCGGAGGGACGGCGGGTGTTCAAGCACCTGACGGTGGAGGAAAACCTGCGGGTGGGCTCGGCGACCCGGCGGGATGGAGCCAAGGTGAAGGAGGACTTGGGGCGCATCTACCACTACTTTCCCAAGCTGGCCCTGATCAAAAACCGCCTGGCGGGCTACTGCTCGGGGGGTGAGCAGCAGATGCTGGCCATTGGGCGGGCGCTTCTTGCCAACCCCAAGCTTTTGCTACTGGATGAGCCGAGTTTGGGTTTGGCCCCTCTGCTGGTACGGGAAATTTTCGACATCGTAGCCCAGATCAACGCCGAGGAAGGCGTGACGGTGCTGGTGGTGGAACAGAACGCTCGAGTGGCCCTTTCGGTGGCCCACTACGGCTACATCATGGAGTCGGGCCGGATTGCCCTCGAGGGCACCAAGGAATACCTGGAAACCAACCCCGACGTGAAGGAGTTCTATTTAGGCGTAGCCAAGTCGGGCGGGCGCAAGAGCTTCAAGGACGTTAAGAGCTACCGGCGGCGCAAGCGCTTTATGTGA
- a CDS encoding metal-sulfur cluster assembly factor: MSETTLPTKEQVLEALKVVRDPEIPVNVVDLGLVYDAEVKEGGIVDITMTLTSIGCPAQDIVKADAEIAVMRLEGVNAVNVDFVWTPPWTPARMTEDGKRQMRMFGFNV, translated from the coding sequence ATGAGCGAGACCACGCTGCCCACCAAAGAACAGGTTCTGGAGGCCCTCAAGGTTGTGCGCGACCCGGAGATTCCGGTGAACGTGGTGGACCTGGGGTTGGTCTACGACGCCGAGGTCAAGGAAGGGGGCATTGTAGACATCACCATGACCCTGACCTCCATTGGCTGCCCCGCGCAGGACATTGTCAAGGCCGATGCCGAGATTGCGGTCATGCGCCTGGAAGGCGTCAATGCGGTAAACGTGGATTTTGTCTGGACGCCCCCCTGGACACCCGCCCGCATGACCGAGGATGGCAAGCGCCAGATGCGGATGTTTGGCTTCAACGTCTAA
- a CDS encoding MarR family winged helix-turn-helix transcriptional regulator, with protein MTWGLLTNLWRLSRGLREEVTPHLERLGLAPTDPWLLAEIERHHYPTEAVRAMQIPAPTVSQMLKRLEQAGLVVRSLDPTDLRRYRFALTQAGQAVLEESRRHMLEALERRLERLSPTQRQQFAEWLEILAQEEASTPKE; from the coding sequence ATGACCTGGGGCTTGCTTACCAACCTATGGCGGCTATCCCGTGGTTTGCGGGAAGAGGTAACGCCCCACCTCGAGCGCCTTGGTTTAGCCCCAACCGACCCCTGGCTCCTGGCTGAAATCGAACGGCACCACTACCCGACTGAAGCGGTGCGGGCTATGCAGATACCGGCTCCGACTGTGAGCCAGATGCTGAAGCGGCTCGAGCAGGCCGGTCTGGTGGTGCGCTCACTCGACCCTACCGACTTGCGCCGCTACCGTTTTGCGCTGACCCAGGCCGGTCAGGCGGTGCTGGAAGAAAGCCGTCGGCACATGCTGGAGGCCCTGGAACGCAGACTGGAGCGGTTGAGCCCCACCCAGCGTCAGCAATTTGCCGAATGGCTGGAAATTCTAGCCCAGGAAGAGGCCTCCACCCCAAAGGAGTAA
- a CDS encoding MDR family MFS transporter codes for MSNPSSEPNTQVSSNDVSRETRLTLIGILLGLFLAALDQTIVSTALPKIIADLNGAELYAWVTTAYLLASTVSAPIFGRLTELFSRKAILLVAIAIFLLGSALAGLSQNMPELILFRGVQGIGGGALFALALTTIAVLFPPRERGRVGGLFGAIFGVSSAVGPWLGGLLTDHFSWHWVFYINMPVGAVALWFILRYMPRLSPEHRERFDYLGAALLVVWTVPLMLAFSWGGSTYPWLSAQILGLLGLSALALVLWVWSQNRVQHPLFDLSILRVRSFSLASAATFFYGPAFLGAVAFLPLYLQVVKGVSASASGVTVLPLTLGVVLGATGSGVLSGRLGRFKPLLLLGTGWLLAIFLTLHFLIKVDTPLWLAVLFFFLLGLGLGPAQSLLQIAAQNKVPPQRLGSATAFTQLMRQIGSTVGIALMGTLLAKSLSAETCKVFPDDAACRPGALVQRSNEAGVGLNLDEQFARLEAQIVAALKGDTQAYSALLQDAQVPTQVKEGLIKGGIPAQFERLEGQVVAALRGDIQAYEALMRDPNLPAEFKSKLTRGGIPAQFERMERLMVSALEGDIKAYEALMRDPNLPAEFKSKLARGGIPAQFEQMERLVVSALEGDVAAYNQLINDPQIPADLKARLVKGGIPAQFAQLEKLLLAALNGDARAYQAVQQNPQIPPAFKSQIPQGGLAAQVEAQLQATARLLEAAWQGDESAQQALRQNPRLDPRLRSLLDNPPPVEARPGVLAQVQAQAPQLVEAALQQATAQIKAGLEQAKAQALAQAIAGVKTGLSRAQAQAQAAAIAAVRENLQKAQAQALEQAVQAAHENLVKAERQALEEVPRKVVAQLEETKHKLQEALNNGITKAEQEIFLYAALFVLISLIFILPLPNEELRGGWGARA; via the coding sequence ATGAGCAACCCCTCGAGCGAACCCAACACCCAAGTTTCTTCTAATGACGTCTCCCGTGAGACCCGGCTAACTCTGATTGGTATTTTGCTCGGACTTTTTCTGGCTGCACTGGATCAGACCATCGTTTCAACAGCGTTACCAAAAATCATCGCCGATCTCAACGGTGCAGAGCTTTATGCCTGGGTGACCACCGCTTATTTGCTGGCCTCTACCGTTTCGGCCCCCATCTTTGGTCGCCTGACCGAGCTTTTCAGCCGTAAGGCTATTTTGCTGGTGGCGATTGCCATCTTCCTCCTGGGCTCGGCGCTTGCAGGTTTGTCGCAGAACATGCCCGAGTTAATCCTGTTCCGGGGCGTTCAGGGGATAGGCGGTGGGGCTTTATTCGCCCTCGCCCTGACCACCATCGCGGTGCTCTTCCCCCCACGCGAGCGTGGACGGGTGGGGGGGCTGTTTGGGGCCATCTTTGGGGTGAGCAGTGCGGTGGGGCCGTGGCTGGGGGGTCTCCTAACCGACCACTTCTCCTGGCACTGGGTTTTTTACATCAATATGCCCGTAGGGGCGGTGGCGCTGTGGTTCATTCTGCGCTATATGCCCCGCCTTAGCCCGGAGCACCGCGAACGCTTCGACTACCTGGGGGCTGCCTTGCTGGTGGTCTGGACGGTGCCGCTGATGCTGGCTTTTTCCTGGGGGGGCAGTACCTACCCCTGGTTAAGCGCTCAGATTCTGGGCCTTCTGGGGTTGAGCGCGCTGGCCCTGGTGTTGTGGGTCTGGTCGCAGAACCGTGTACAACACCCGCTTTTTGACCTCTCGATTCTGCGCGTGCGCAGCTTTAGCCTGGCCTCGGCGGCGACCTTTTTCTATGGCCCTGCTTTCCTGGGGGCGGTGGCTTTCTTGCCCCTGTACTTGCAGGTGGTCAAGGGGGTCTCGGCCTCGGCTTCGGGGGTGACGGTGCTGCCCCTTACGCTAGGGGTGGTCTTGGGGGCCACCGGCAGTGGGGTGCTCTCGGGGCGGCTGGGCCGCTTCAAGCCCCTATTGCTGCTGGGAACCGGCTGGCTGCTGGCAATTTTTCTCACCCTGCACTTCCTGATTAAAGTAGATACCCCCCTCTGGCTGGCGGTGCTGTTCTTCTTCCTGCTGGGGCTGGGGCTGGGGCCTGCCCAGTCGCTTCTGCAGATTGCTGCTCAGAACAAGGTACCGCCCCAGCGGTTGGGCTCGGCCACGGCCTTTACCCAGTTGATGCGGCAGATTGGCTCGACTGTGGGCATCGCTTTGATGGGCACGCTCTTAGCCAAGAGCCTTAGCGCCGAAACCTGCAAGGTATTCCCCGACGATGCGGCTTGCCGCCCGGGTGCGCTGGTGCAGCGGAGTAACGAGGCGGGGGTTGGTCTTAACCTCGATGAGCAGTTTGCCAGGCTCGAGGCCCAGATTGTAGCCGCCCTCAAGGGGGATACCCAGGCTTACAGCGCCCTACTACAGGATGCCCAGGTGCCCACCCAGGTTAAGGAAGGCCTGATCAAAGGCGGCATCCCGGCGCAGTTTGAGCGGCTCGAGGGCCAGGTGGTAGCGGCCCTCAGGGGCGATATCCAGGCCTATGAGGCCCTGATGCGCGACCCCAACCTGCCGGCGGAGTTCAAATCGAAGCTGACCAGAGGGGGTATTCCAGCGCAGTTTGAGCGGATGGAACGCCTGATGGTGTCGGCGCTCGAGGGGGATATCAAAGCCTACGAGGCCCTGATGCGCGACCCCAACCTGCCGGCGGAGTTCAAATCGAAGCTGGCCAGAGGGGGTATTCCAGCGCAGTTTGAGCAGATGGAACGCCTGGTGGTGTCGGCGCTCGAGGGGGATGTGGCCGCCTACAACCAGCTCATCAACGACCCTCAGATCCCGGCTGATCTGAAGGCCCGGCTGGTGAAGGGTGGTATACCTGCCCAGTTTGCCCAGCTAGAGAAGCTGCTTTTGGCGGCTTTGAACGGGGATGCTCGAGCCTATCAGGCGGTGCAGCAGAACCCACAGATTCCCCCTGCCTTCAAAAGCCAGATTCCACAGGGCGGCCTGGCTGCCCAGGTTGAGGCCCAGCTACAAGCAACCGCGCGCCTGCTCGAGGCAGCCTGGCAGGGGGACGAAAGCGCACAACAAGCCCTGCGTCAGAACCCCAGACTCGACCCCCGTCTGCGGAGCTTGCTCGACAACCCGCCGCCCGTGGAGGCCCGGCCAGGGGTGCTGGCCCAGGTACAGGCCCAGGCTCCCCAGCTTGTCGAGGCCGCTTTGCAACAGGCCACAGCCCAGATTAAGGCGGGTCTGGAACAGGCTAAGGCCCAGGCGCTTGCTCAGGCTATTGCCGGGGTCAAGACGGGTTTGAGCCGGGCCCAAGCCCAGGCCCAGGCGGCAGCCATTGCAGCAGTCCGGGAAAACCTGCAAAAAGCCCAGGCCCAGGCCCTGGAGCAGGCCGTACAGGCCGCCCACGAGAACCTGGTCAAAGCCGAGCGGCAGGCCCTCGAGGAGGTGCCCCGCAAGGTAGTAGCACAGCTCGAGGAAACCAAACACAAGCTGCAAGAAGCCCTCAACAACGGTATTACCAAGGCGGAGCAAGAAATCTTCCTTTATGCGGCCCTGTTTGTTCTTATCTCATTGATTTTTATTTTACCGCTACCCAACGAAGAGCTGCGTGGCGGCTGGGGGGCTCGAGCCTGA
- a CDS encoding DUF3197 domain-containing protein, with the protein MEIVGLRGAPQETLRALKEALKGIDFPEAVVTYITDWQDQRARARFAVFVRQGKHRVLSRDAFGPRFGLEGDAALKELTLWFIERGVTEFREAVIPPSEYAALFELEAEEAQKLIVASSNPTDPALYVKREFTSRM; encoded by the coding sequence ATGGAAATTGTAGGCCTTCGCGGCGCACCCCAAGAAACCCTTCGAGCTCTCAAGGAAGCCCTGAAAGGCATTGACTTCCCCGAGGCCGTAGTGACCTATATCACCGACTGGCAGGATCAGCGGGCCAGGGCTCGTTTTGCCGTTTTTGTACGGCAGGGCAAACACCGCGTTTTGAGCCGGGATGCCTTCGGCCCGCGGTTCGGCCTCGAGGGCGACGCAGCCCTCAAAGAGCTAACCCTTTGGTTTATCGAACGCGGCGTAACCGAGTTTAGGGAGGCTGTGATTCCCCCCTCCGAGTACGCCGCCTTGTTTGAGCTCGAGGCGGAAGAAGCCCAGAAGCTGATTGTGGCCAGCTCCAACCCCACCGACCCCGCGCTCTACGTCAAGCGGGAGTTCACCAGCCGCATGTAG